The following are from one region of the Halobacteriovorax vibrionivorans genome:
- a CDS encoding thioredoxin family protein, with product MKKIILCDSCGAINRIDNDKLQSSGAVCGKCSKDLNTSAKVTSISFEKLEKIIKHAQLPVFVDAYADWCGPCKMYGPIFSEFAQSNWRSGEFYKIDTEKNPMISVKFGIRGIPTTLLFKNGKLAHSQSGVLQVPHLNQMLSM from the coding sequence ATGAAAAAGATAATTCTTTGTGATTCATGTGGTGCAATTAATCGAATTGATAATGATAAACTTCAATCATCTGGTGCCGTTTGTGGAAAGTGTTCAAAAGATTTAAACACCAGTGCAAAGGTTACAAGTATCTCCTTTGAAAAACTAGAAAAGATTATCAAACATGCACAACTACCTGTCTTTGTGGATGCCTATGCTGACTGGTGTGGCCCATGTAAAATGTATGGCCCAATTTTCTCTGAATTTGCTCAAAGCAATTGGCGCTCAGGGGAGTTCTATAAAATTGATACCGAAAAGAATCCAATGATTTCGGTTAAGTTTGGTATTCGAGGAATACCTACAACTCTTCTCTTTAAAAATGGAAAATTAGCTCACTCTCAAAGTGGAGTATTGCAGGTCCCTCACTTGAATCAAATGTTATCGATGTAG
- a CDS encoding DUF4421 family protein, giving the protein MVGIVFALAIITAIWGDQIHPPKKLIESVEYSLDFASLNHTLEVADEVIEYQPTGLSYSSIRLSHKDFTIGVSLQNPISEEDKTKSKGESNATDIQLSSTWGRVYYELFYQDYKGYKIEGSDDGIRSNISSLNYGVTAVYFFNKSFRPATLFGHTEKNRSPQKSSIIEVNISDVKFESNESLIPTELQPKFSGFGEVTRVDATQYALSYGYTRQFQLSNFYLLLKGTIGLNISDLKFKNSNLKDDVTIGTAIGIGGDIGYEFDQSLFGIMINSKRLSNTSDYNTYSQIRSFGSLYYRFFF; this is encoded by the coding sequence GTGGTTGGAATTGTTTTTGCCTTGGCCATCATAACGGCAATATGGGGGGATCAAATCCATCCTCCAAAAAAACTCATTGAAAGTGTTGAGTATTCACTTGATTTTGCATCACTTAATCACACTCTAGAAGTTGCAGATGAAGTTATCGAATACCAACCAACAGGTCTTTCGTATTCTTCGATTCGTCTTTCCCATAAAGACTTCACAATCGGTGTTAGTTTACAAAATCCAATTAGCGAAGAAGATAAAACGAAGTCAAAAGGTGAATCAAATGCCACAGATATCCAATTATCTTCGACATGGGGAAGGGTTTACTATGAACTATTCTATCAAGATTACAAAGGCTATAAGATAGAAGGCTCAGACGACGGTATAAGGTCAAATATTTCGAGCTTAAATTATGGTGTGACAGCAGTTTATTTCTTTAATAAGTCCTTTCGGCCAGCAACTCTATTTGGCCATACTGAGAAAAACCGCTCTCCTCAAAAGTCATCAATTATTGAAGTTAATATCTCTGATGTTAAATTTGAAAGTAATGAAAGTTTAATACCTACTGAGCTTCAACCCAAATTTAGTGGTTTTGGGGAAGTAACAAGAGTCGACGCTACTCAGTACGCACTCTCTTATGGTTATACGAGACAATTTCAACTATCTAATTTCTATCTTCTATTGAAAGGGACAATTGGTTTAAATATCTCTGATCTGAAATTTAAAAACTCCAATCTTAAAGATGATGTCACTATTGGTACGGCCATTGGAATTGGTGGTGATATTGGTTATGAGTTCGATCAATCTCTTTTTGGAATTATGATAAATAGTAAAAGGTTATCTAATACGTCCGACTATAATACTTATTCCCAAATTAGATCCTTCGGTTCTTTGTATTATCGATTCTTCTTTTAA